From a single Brassica rapa cultivar Chiifu-401-42 chromosome A01, CAAS_Brap_v3.01, whole genome shotgun sequence genomic region:
- the LOC103828970 gene encoding CSC1-like protein RXW8 isoform X2, whose protein sequence is MEISALLTSAGINISICIVLLSLYSILRKQPANYCVYFGRRLVCGGARRYDPFWYERFVPSPSWLVKAWETSEDELLAAAGLDAVVFLRMVIFSIRIFFITAVVCIAFVLPVNYYGQPKVHKEIHLESSEVFTIENLKEGSKWLWVHCLALYIITSAACLLLYFEYRTIAKMRLGHITGSASKPSQFTVLIRAIPWSPDQSYSDTLSKYFTNYYSSSYMSHQMVYHNGIIQRLLLDAERMCQSLKHVAPEINCKPSLTPCTFCGGLTATNSFHILSNEGDSVKGMELGELTMTTPEQERPAAFVFFKTRYDALVVSEVLQTSNPMLWVTDLAPEPHDVYWRNLNIPYRQLWIRRIATLVGAVAFMFVFLIPVTFIQGLTQLQQLSHAFPFLRGILKEKFINQVITGYLPSVILILFFYAVPPLMMYFSTLEGSIARSIRKKSACIKILYFTIWNVFFVNILSGSVIRQLNVFSSVRDIPAQLARAVPTQAGFFTTYCFTSGWASLACEIMQPMALIWNLVAKAVSKNKDESYETLRFPYHTEIPRLLLFGLLGFTNSVIAPLILPFLLIYFFLAYLIYKNQILNVYITKYESGGQYWPIFHNTTIFSLLLTQIIALGFFGLKLSTVASGFTIPLILLTLLFSEYCRHRFAPIFHKHPAQVLIDMDRADKMAGKMEELHKKLHSVYSQIPLHSQKSSSKGECSTPFANQELPDPEKLKPEEGDAIAKELWGYQGNESGQEHEDKSCPSASSPEHRTPTMIELHKRS, encoded by the exons ATGGAGATTTCAGCTCTTTTAACATCTGCTGGAATCAATATTTCGATCTGCATTGTGCTTCTTTCCCTTTATTCAATACTCAGGAAGCAGCCAGCCAATTACTGTGTCTATTTTGGAAGAAGGCTTGTTTGTGGAGGTGCTAGACGTTATGATCCTTTCTGGTATGAGAGGTTTGTGCCTTCTCCAAGTTGGCTTGTCAAAGCATGGGAAACTAGTGAAGATGAGTTGTTAGCTGCTGCTGGTCTTGACGCTGTTGTTTTCCTCAGGATGGTGATTTTCAG TATTCGTATTTTCTTTATCACTGCTGTTGTTTGCATCGCCTTTGTGCTGCCTGTTAATTACTATGGGCAACCGAAGGTGCATAAGGAAATCCATTTGGAGTCATCCGAAGTGTTCACCATTGAAAATCTTAAAGAAGGCTCAAAATG GCTATGGGTTCATTGTCTTGCACTGTACATTATAACCTCAGCAGCATGTCTTCTTCTATACTTT GAGTATAGGACCATAGCCAAAATGAGGCTTGGACATATTACTGGATCTGCCTCAAAGCCAAGTCAATTTACCGTTCTTATCCGTGCTATTCCATGGTCTCCTGACCAATCTTACAGTGACACACTGAGCAAATACTTCACAAATTATTATTCCTCAAGCTATATGTCCCACCAAATGGTTTACCACAATGGCATCATTCAGAGACTTCTG CTTGATGCGGAGAGGATGTGCCAGAGTCTAAAACATGTTGCTCCTGAAATTAATTGTAAACCGAGTTTGACTCCATGCACCTTTTGTGGAGGGCTTACAGCCACAAATTCTTTTCACATCCTCTCTAATGAGGGTGACAGTGTAAAAGGAATGGAGCTTGGTGAGTTGACTATGACTACACCAGAGCAA GAACGTCCAGCTGCTTTTGTGTTTTTCAAGACACGCTACGATGCACTTGTAGTTTCAGAGGTTCTACAAACATCAAATCCTATGTTATGGGTGACAGACTTAGCTCCAGAACCTCACGATGTGTATTGGAGAAACCTTAACATACCTTATCGACAACTTTGGATACGGAGAATAGCAACTCTCGTTGGTGCAGTTGCCTTCATGTTTGTGTTTCTTATTCCCGTGACCTTCATTCAAGGGCTAACACAACTACAGCAGCTGTCTCATGCATTTCCCTTTCTAAGAGGCATCTTGAAGGA GAAGTTTATAAACCAGGTCATTACAGGGTACTTACCAAGTGTGATCTTGATTCTGTTTTTCTACGCCGTTCCACCATTGATGATGTATTTTTCAACTCTGGAGGGAAGTATTGCGCGGAGTATAAGGAAGAAGAGTGCATGCATCAAAATCTTATATTTTACTATCTGGAATGTGTTCTTTGTCAATATTTTATCCGGTTCTGTTATCAGGCAATTGAATGTTTTTTCTAGTGTCAGGGACATACCTGCACAACTCGCAAGAGCAGTTCCGACACAG GCTGGCTTCTTTACGACCTATTGTTTCACATCTGGGTGGGCCAGTTTGGCTTGTGAAATAATGCAACCAATGGCTCTCATATGGAATCTGGTAGCAAAAGCTGTTTCAAAGAACAAGGATGAGTCATACGAAACACTAAGGTTCCCATACCATACCGAAATTCCTAGGCTGCTTTTGTTTGGGCTCCTGGGTTTCACCAACTCAGTCATAGCGCCACTTATTCTGCCGTTTTTGTTGATATACTTCTTCCTTGCATATCTGATATACAAGAATCAG ATACTCAACGTGTATATCACAAAGTATGAAAGCGGTGGACAATACTGGCCTATCTTTCACAACACAACAATCTTTTCGCTGCTCTTGACACAGATTATAGCTTTGGGTTTTTTCGGATTAAAGCTGTCAACTGTTGCTTCTGGTTTCACCATACCGTTAATTCTTCTCACTCTGCTTTTTAGTGAGTATTGCCGGCACAGATTTGCGCCCATTTTTCACAAACATCCCGCTCAG GTGCTTATAGACATGGACAGAGCTGATAAAATGGCGGGAAAGATGGAAGAGTTACACAAAAAGTTACATAGTGTGTACTCGCAAATACCATTACACTCTCAGAAATCATCGAGCAAAGGCGAATGCAGTACTCCTTTCGCGAATCAGGAGTTACCGGATCCAGAGAAATTGAAGCCAG AGGAAGGAGATGCAATAGCTAAAGAGTTATGGGGCTATCAGGGCAATGAGTCTGGTCAAGAACATGAAGACAAGTCGTGTCCTAGTGCTTCTTCACCAGAGCATCGTACCCCAACGATGATCGAACTCCACAAACGGAGTTAG
- the LOC103829005 gene encoding uncharacterized protein KIAA0930 homolog isoform X1, protein MLNDREETLTRHEILSMVKKHSKSLGKTSLDEQEASDVEMDSNFWHGVFDVYFVRCMESRRRQDDDLLFFVRKLSCKSYGLTDNEDAPAPYFVRRWAPKLDVLLGETLAEVDWRKSFYLNMVAHTSFTVTVAICSNEALKKYQGSKDTTLSPIYKVVKTVYASPSRVNFHLDSKKEVETTPAYPEICFAVDDFDSTFDAVVLTEKDHCYCVLLNSHDGAAFPSADVKTDKDSSGSNTNTDPRRVKDPKVTLFSGFVSYQMVREAYEGGRNRFGSLLSLGHHSGKADRLYMKGPGGRGEVEVAVSGVIDQSQVVLGPVSPMSSKKSIDLGSIFRKAASVASVAAKHAIAAATASYDEDEMFPLKCCLMSISLPWDTIAHDLLFKGSPPVNME, encoded by the exons ATGCTCAACGATAGAGAAGAGACGCTAACTAG GCATGAGATCCTGAGCATGGTGAAAAAGCACTCAAAGTCGTTGGGAAAGACGTCTCTTGATGAGCAAGAGGCCTCAGATGTAGAGATGGACTCCAATTTCTGGCATGGTGTGTTTGACGTGTACTTCGTTCGATGCATGGAGTCTAGGAGGCGCCAAGACGATGATCTTCTTTTCTTTGTGAGGAAATTG AGCTGTAAATCTTATGGTTTGACTGACAATGAGGATGCACCAGCTCCTTACTTCGTGCGCAGGTGGGCACCTAAG TTGGATGTGCTGCTTGGTGAAACTCTGGCTGAAGTTGATTGGAGGAAATCATTTTATTTGAACATGGTTGCTCACACATCTTTCACTGTTACGGTGGCGATTTGCAG TAATGAGGCCCTTAAGAAGTACCAAGGAAGTAAAGATACAACACTCTCTCCTATATACAAG GTTGTAAAAACTGTGTATGCATCACCTAGTCGTGTTAATTTTCATCTGGACTCAAAGAAG GAAGTGGAGACAACACCTGCTTACCCAGAAATTTGTTTTGCCGTAGATGATTTCGACTCAACCTTTGATGCCGTG GTTCTGACAGAAAAAGATCATTGCTATTGTGTACTTCTTAATTCTCATGATGGGGCAGCCTTTCCAAGTGCAGATGTAAAAACTGATAAGGATTCCAGTGGTTCTAATACAAATACAGATCCGAGAAGGGTGAAAGATCCTAAG GTTACTCTGTTTTCTGGGTTTGTCAGCTATCAAATGGTTCGAGAAGCCTATGAAG GGGGGAGGAACCGGTTCGGAAGTCTCCTATCACTGGGCCATCACTCGGGAAAAGCAGACAGACTTTATATGAAAGGTCCTGGAGGACGTGGAGAAGTTGAAGTAGCTGTCTCTGGCGTTATAG ATCAGAGCCAAGTAGTTTTAGGTCCTGTTTCACCAATGTCTTCGAAGAAGAGCATCGATCTCGGCTCCATTTTCCGTAAAGCAGCATCTGTTGCATCTGTGGCAGCTAAACATGCAATAGCAGCTGCTACGGCCTCATATGATGAAGACGAGATGTTCCCTCTCAAATGCTGCTTAATGTCCATCTCATTGCCATGGGACACTATAGCTCATGATCTCTTATTCAAG GGATCTCCACCAGTAAACATGGAGTAG
- the LOC103828970 gene encoding CSC1-like protein RXW8 isoform X1: MEISALLTSAGINISICIVLLSLYSILRKQPANYCVYFGRRLVCGGARRYDPFWYERFVPSPSWLVKAWETSEDELLAAAGLDAVVFLRMVIFRFSQIAFFFVCLFCFFGSLQRFALVFFFSFLSCSIRIFFITAVVCIAFVLPVNYYGQPKVHKEIHLESSEVFTIENLKEGSKWLWVHCLALYIITSAACLLLYFEYRTIAKMRLGHITGSASKPSQFTVLIRAIPWSPDQSYSDTLSKYFTNYYSSSYMSHQMVYHNGIIQRLLLDAERMCQSLKHVAPEINCKPSLTPCTFCGGLTATNSFHILSNEGDSVKGMELGELTMTTPEQERPAAFVFFKTRYDALVVSEVLQTSNPMLWVTDLAPEPHDVYWRNLNIPYRQLWIRRIATLVGAVAFMFVFLIPVTFIQGLTQLQQLSHAFPFLRGILKEKFINQVITGYLPSVILILFFYAVPPLMMYFSTLEGSIARSIRKKSACIKILYFTIWNVFFVNILSGSVIRQLNVFSSVRDIPAQLARAVPTQAGFFTTYCFTSGWASLACEIMQPMALIWNLVAKAVSKNKDESYETLRFPYHTEIPRLLLFGLLGFTNSVIAPLILPFLLIYFFLAYLIYKNQILNVYITKYESGGQYWPIFHNTTIFSLLLTQIIALGFFGLKLSTVASGFTIPLILLTLLFSEYCRHRFAPIFHKHPAQVLIDMDRADKMAGKMEELHKKLHSVYSQIPLHSQKSSSKGECSTPFANQELPDPEKLKPEEGDAIAKELWGYQGNESGQEHEDKSCPSASSPEHRTPTMIELHKRS; the protein is encoded by the exons ATGGAGATTTCAGCTCTTTTAACATCTGCTGGAATCAATATTTCGATCTGCATTGTGCTTCTTTCCCTTTATTCAATACTCAGGAAGCAGCCAGCCAATTACTGTGTCTATTTTGGAAGAAGGCTTGTTTGTGGAGGTGCTAGACGTTATGATCCTTTCTGGTATGAGAGGTTTGTGCCTTCTCCAAGTTGGCTTGTCAAAGCATGGGAAACTAGTGAAGATGAGTTGTTAGCTGCTGCTGGTCTTGACGCTGTTGTTTTCCTCAGGATGGTGATTTTCAGGTTTTCCcaaattgcttttttttttgtttgtttgttctgcTTCTTTGGTTCTCTTCAACGATTTGccttagtgttttttttttcttttctttcctgCAGTATTCGTATTTTCTTTATCACTGCTGTTGTTTGCATCGCCTTTGTGCTGCCTGTTAATTACTATGGGCAACCGAAGGTGCATAAGGAAATCCATTTGGAGTCATCCGAAGTGTTCACCATTGAAAATCTTAAAGAAGGCTCAAAATG GCTATGGGTTCATTGTCTTGCACTGTACATTATAACCTCAGCAGCATGTCTTCTTCTATACTTT GAGTATAGGACCATAGCCAAAATGAGGCTTGGACATATTACTGGATCTGCCTCAAAGCCAAGTCAATTTACCGTTCTTATCCGTGCTATTCCATGGTCTCCTGACCAATCTTACAGTGACACACTGAGCAAATACTTCACAAATTATTATTCCTCAAGCTATATGTCCCACCAAATGGTTTACCACAATGGCATCATTCAGAGACTTCTG CTTGATGCGGAGAGGATGTGCCAGAGTCTAAAACATGTTGCTCCTGAAATTAATTGTAAACCGAGTTTGACTCCATGCACCTTTTGTGGAGGGCTTACAGCCACAAATTCTTTTCACATCCTCTCTAATGAGGGTGACAGTGTAAAAGGAATGGAGCTTGGTGAGTTGACTATGACTACACCAGAGCAA GAACGTCCAGCTGCTTTTGTGTTTTTCAAGACACGCTACGATGCACTTGTAGTTTCAGAGGTTCTACAAACATCAAATCCTATGTTATGGGTGACAGACTTAGCTCCAGAACCTCACGATGTGTATTGGAGAAACCTTAACATACCTTATCGACAACTTTGGATACGGAGAATAGCAACTCTCGTTGGTGCAGTTGCCTTCATGTTTGTGTTTCTTATTCCCGTGACCTTCATTCAAGGGCTAACACAACTACAGCAGCTGTCTCATGCATTTCCCTTTCTAAGAGGCATCTTGAAGGA GAAGTTTATAAACCAGGTCATTACAGGGTACTTACCAAGTGTGATCTTGATTCTGTTTTTCTACGCCGTTCCACCATTGATGATGTATTTTTCAACTCTGGAGGGAAGTATTGCGCGGAGTATAAGGAAGAAGAGTGCATGCATCAAAATCTTATATTTTACTATCTGGAATGTGTTCTTTGTCAATATTTTATCCGGTTCTGTTATCAGGCAATTGAATGTTTTTTCTAGTGTCAGGGACATACCTGCACAACTCGCAAGAGCAGTTCCGACACAG GCTGGCTTCTTTACGACCTATTGTTTCACATCTGGGTGGGCCAGTTTGGCTTGTGAAATAATGCAACCAATGGCTCTCATATGGAATCTGGTAGCAAAAGCTGTTTCAAAGAACAAGGATGAGTCATACGAAACACTAAGGTTCCCATACCATACCGAAATTCCTAGGCTGCTTTTGTTTGGGCTCCTGGGTTTCACCAACTCAGTCATAGCGCCACTTATTCTGCCGTTTTTGTTGATATACTTCTTCCTTGCATATCTGATATACAAGAATCAG ATACTCAACGTGTATATCACAAAGTATGAAAGCGGTGGACAATACTGGCCTATCTTTCACAACACAACAATCTTTTCGCTGCTCTTGACACAGATTATAGCTTTGGGTTTTTTCGGATTAAAGCTGTCAACTGTTGCTTCTGGTTTCACCATACCGTTAATTCTTCTCACTCTGCTTTTTAGTGAGTATTGCCGGCACAGATTTGCGCCCATTTTTCACAAACATCCCGCTCAG GTGCTTATAGACATGGACAGAGCTGATAAAATGGCGGGAAAGATGGAAGAGTTACACAAAAAGTTACATAGTGTGTACTCGCAAATACCATTACACTCTCAGAAATCATCGAGCAAAGGCGAATGCAGTACTCCTTTCGCGAATCAGGAGTTACCGGATCCAGAGAAATTGAAGCCAG AGGAAGGAGATGCAATAGCTAAAGAGTTATGGGGCTATCAGGGCAATGAGTCTGGTCAAGAACATGAAGACAAGTCGTGTCCTAGTGCTTCTTCACCAGAGCATCGTACCCCAACGATGATCGAACTCCACAAACGGAGTTAG
- the LOC103829020 gene encoding mitogen-activated protein kinase 2, with amino-acid sequence MATPVDPPNGVRNQGKHYFSMWQTLFEIDTKYVPIKPIGRGAYGVVCSSVNRETNERVAIKKIHNVFQNRIDALRTLRELKLLRHLRHDNVIALKDVMMANHKRTFKDVYLVYELMDTDLHQIIKSSQVLSNDHCQYFLFQLLRGLKYIHSANILHRDLKPGNLLVNANCDLKICDFGLARMSNTKGQFMTEYVVTRWYRAPELLLCCDNYGTSIDVWSVGCIFAELLGRKPIFPGTECLNQIKLIINILGSQKEEDLEFIDNPKAKRYIESLPYSPGISFSRLYPNANVLAIDLLQKMLVLDPSKRISVVEALQHPYMAPLYDPNANPPAQVPIDLDVDEDEDLGAEMIRELMWEEMVHYHPETVNSEL; translated from the exons ATGGCGACTCCGGTTGATCCACCAAATGGAGTTAGGAACCAAGGGAAGCATTACTTCTCTATGTGGCAAACACTCTTCGAGATCGACACCAAATACGTTCCCATCAAACCCATAGGCCGTGGCGCGTACGGTGTAGTCTGCTCTTCCGTCAACAGAGAGACTAACGAGAGAGTAGCGATCAAGAAGATCCACAATGTGTTTCAGAACAGGATCGATGCGTTGAGGACACTTCGTGAACTAAAGCTACTACGTCATCTTCGACATGACAATGTGATTGCTCTTAAAGATGTAATGATGGCTAATCATAAAAGAACCTTTAAAGATGTGTATCTTGTTTACGAGCTCATGGATACTGATCTTCACCAGATTATCAAGTCTTCTCAAGTGTTGAGTAATGACCATTGCCAATACTTCTTGTTCCAG ctGCTTCGAGGGCTGAAGTATATTCATTCAGCCAACATTCTCCATCGGGATTTGAAACCAGGTAACCTCCTCGTGAACGCAAACTGCGACTTAAAGATATGTGACTTTGGTTTAGCGCGCATGAGCAACACCAAAGGTCAGTTCATGACTGAGTATGTTGTGACTCGATGGTACCGAGCACCGGAGCTTCTCCTCTGTTGTGACAACTATGGAACCTCCATCGATGTCTGGTCGGTTGGATGCATATTCGCCGAGCTTCTTGGAAGAAAACCGATATTCCCGGGGACAGAATGTCTTAACCAGATTAAGCTCATCATTAACATTTTGGGGAGCCAGAAAGAGGAAGATCTCGAGTTTATCGATAACCCGAAAGCCAAAAGATACATAGAGTCTCTCCCTTACTCACCGGGGATATCATTCTCTCGTCTTTACCCGAATGCGAATGTTCTAGCCATTGATCTGCTTCAGAAGATGCTCGTTCTTGACCCTTCCAAGAGGATTAGTGTCGTGGAAGCGCTTCAGCATCCTTACATGGCGCCTTTGTACGACCCAAATGCAAATCCTCCTGCTCAAGTTCCTATTGATCTCGATGTAGATGAAGATGAGGATTTGGGGGCGGAGATGATAAGAGAGTTGATGTGGGAGGAAATGGTTCATTATCATCCAGAAACTGTTAACTCTGAGCTCTGA
- the LOC103829005 gene encoding uncharacterized protein KIAA0930 homolog isoform X2, translating to MLNDREETLTRHEILSMVKKHSKSLGKTSLDEQEASDVEMDSNFWHGVFDVYFVRCMESRRRQDDDLLFFVRKLSCKSYGLTDNEDAPAPYFVRRWAPKLDVLLGETLAEVDWRKSFYLNMVAHTSFTVTVAICSNEALKKYQGSKDTTLSPIYKVVKTVYASPSRVNFHLDSKKEVETTPAYPEICFAVDDFDSTFDAVVLTEKDHCYCVLLNSHDGAAFPSADVKTDKDSSGSNTNTDPRRVKDPKVTLFSGFVSYQMVREAYEGGRNRFGSLLSLGHHSGKADRLYMKGPGGRGEVEVAVSGVIAKHAIAAATASYDEDEMFPLKCCLMSISLPWDTIAHDLLFKGSPPVNME from the exons ATGCTCAACGATAGAGAAGAGACGCTAACTAG GCATGAGATCCTGAGCATGGTGAAAAAGCACTCAAAGTCGTTGGGAAAGACGTCTCTTGATGAGCAAGAGGCCTCAGATGTAGAGATGGACTCCAATTTCTGGCATGGTGTGTTTGACGTGTACTTCGTTCGATGCATGGAGTCTAGGAGGCGCCAAGACGATGATCTTCTTTTCTTTGTGAGGAAATTG AGCTGTAAATCTTATGGTTTGACTGACAATGAGGATGCACCAGCTCCTTACTTCGTGCGCAGGTGGGCACCTAAG TTGGATGTGCTGCTTGGTGAAACTCTGGCTGAAGTTGATTGGAGGAAATCATTTTATTTGAACATGGTTGCTCACACATCTTTCACTGTTACGGTGGCGATTTGCAG TAATGAGGCCCTTAAGAAGTACCAAGGAAGTAAAGATACAACACTCTCTCCTATATACAAG GTTGTAAAAACTGTGTATGCATCACCTAGTCGTGTTAATTTTCATCTGGACTCAAAGAAG GAAGTGGAGACAACACCTGCTTACCCAGAAATTTGTTTTGCCGTAGATGATTTCGACTCAACCTTTGATGCCGTG GTTCTGACAGAAAAAGATCATTGCTATTGTGTACTTCTTAATTCTCATGATGGGGCAGCCTTTCCAAGTGCAGATGTAAAAACTGATAAGGATTCCAGTGGTTCTAATACAAATACAGATCCGAGAAGGGTGAAAGATCCTAAG GTTACTCTGTTTTCTGGGTTTGTCAGCTATCAAATGGTTCGAGAAGCCTATGAAG GGGGGAGGAACCGGTTCGGAAGTCTCCTATCACTGGGCCATCACTCGGGAAAAGCAGACAGACTTTATATGAAAGGTCCTGGAGGACGTGGAGAAGTTGAAGTAGCTGTCTCTGGCGTTATAG CTAAACATGCAATAGCAGCTGCTACGGCCTCATATGATGAAGACGAGATGTTCCCTCTCAAATGCTGCTTAATGTCCATCTCATTGCCATGGGACACTATAGCTCATGATCTCTTATTCAAG GGATCTCCACCAGTAAACATGGAGTAG
- the LOC103828995 gene encoding 40S ribosomal protein S2-2, with protein MAERGGERGAERGGDRGGFGRGFGGRGGGRGGPRGRGRRAGRPTEEEKWTPVTKLGRLVRDGKIKQLEQIYLHSLPVKEYQIIDLLVGPSLKDEVMKIMPVQKQTRAGQRTRFKAFVVVGDGNGHVGLGVKCSKEVATAIRGGIILAKLSVVPVRRGYWGNKIGKPHTVPCKVTGKCGSVTVRMVPAPRGAGIVAARVPKKVLQFAGIDDVFTSSRGSTKTLGNFVKATFDCLQKTYGFLTPEFWKETSFKKSPYQEYTDFLTTKADSAAKVITEVEDQA; from the exons ATGGCCGAAAGAGGTGGAGAACGCGGCGCTGAGCGTGGCGGTGACCGTGGTGGGTTCGGACGTGGATTCGGCGGTCGTGGCGGCGGAAGAGGCGGTCCAAGAGGCCGTGGACGACGTGCAGGCCGTCCCACAGAGGAAGAGAAATGGACACCAGTCACCAAGCTCGGTCGTCTCGTGCGAGATGGTAAAATCAAGCAGCTAGAGCAGATCTATCTCCACTCTCTCCCTGTCAAGGAGTACCAGATCATAGATCTCCTCGTTGGACCTTCGTTGAAAGACGAGGTTATGAAGATCATGCCTGTCCAAAAACAGACTAGAGCTGGTCAGAGGACAAGGTTCAAGGCCTTTGTCGTTGTCGGAGATGGTAATGGACATGTCGGGTTGGGAGTGAAGTGCTCGAAGGAGGTTGCGACTGCTATCAGAGGTGGGATTATTCTTGCGAAGCTCTCTGTTGTTCCGGTGAGGAGAGGTTATTGGGGTAACAAGATTGGGAAGCCACATACAGTTCCTTGTAAGGTTACTGGGAAGTGTGGTTCTGTTACAGTGAGGATGGTTCCAGCTCCCAGAGGTGCTGGTATCGTGGCGGCTAGGGTTCCTAAGAAGGTTCTTCAGTTTGCTGGTATTGATGATGTCTTCACTTCCTCCAGAGGATCTACCAAAACCCTCGGAAACTTTGTCAAG GCTACATTTGATTGTCTCCAGAAGACATATGGGTTCCTTACACCAGAGTTCTGGAAAGAGACGAGTTTCAAAAAATCTCCGTACCAAGAGTACACTGATTTCTTGACTACTAAGGCTGATTCTGCTGCCAAGGTTATTACCGAGGTTGAAGACCAAGCTTAA